A genome region from Myxococcota bacterium includes the following:
- a CDS encoding alpha/beta fold hydrolase, producing the protein MTAISNTKVIFIPGNGGGGPNDSWFPYLKRELKQLGLTVIASEFPDNVLARESYWIPFLKDELGADKNTILIGHSSGAIAAMRFAESNKILGSVLVGAYYTDLDNENEKLSGYFDRPWNWAAIKQNQSWVALFASTDDPWIPIEEPRHIRDMLAPEYFEYSDQGHFGGDRVKESFPEIVQLIGKHV; encoded by the coding sequence ATGACTGCCATCTCAAATACCAAAGTAATTTTCATACCAGGCAATGGTGGGGGTGGCCCCAATGACAGTTGGTTTCCGTACCTGAAACGCGAGTTAAAACAACTTGGCTTGACCGTGATTGCCAGCGAATTTCCCGATAACGTCTTGGCACGTGAATCATATTGGATTCCTTTTTTGAAAGATGAGCTCGGCGCGGATAAAAATACCATTCTAATCGGCCATTCCTCAGGTGCCATCGCTGCGATGCGGTTTGCAGAAAGCAATAAGATTTTGGGCTCCGTATTGGTCGGAGCCTATTACACTGACTTGGATAACGAAAATGAAAAACTTAGCGGCTACTTTGACCGGCCTTGGAACTGGGCAGCGATTAAGCAAAATCAAAGCTGGGTTGCTCTGTTTGCCTCAACTGACGACCCGTGGATTCCTATTGAGGAACCGCGCCATATTCGAGACATGTTAGCTCCCGAGTATTTTGAATATAGCGACCAAGGCCATTTCGGTGGAGACCGGGTCAAAGAATCGTTCCCAGAAATTGTTCAGCTCATTGGCAAACATGTTTAA
- a CDS encoding saccharopine dehydrogenase NADP-binding domain-containing protein yields MITKPYDLVLFGASSFVGQITARYLAQHYGSGSNLTWAIAGRSQQKLAELKSSFGLKGSALPIIVADANSEGELVAMCKQARVVISTVGPYDLYGSKLVDACAKTGTDYVDLTGENLWVKSMIDQHEKAAQKSGARIIHGCGFDSIPSDMGVWFLQQHLKNTFGETANHIQMHVRAMKGGFSGGTVASLSNLFEKASSDKKLLRKLSDPYLLCPPNTPRQAGQKPISSASFDKKTQSWIAPFFMSPTNEGVVLRSNMFNHYADDFVYQEAMSFGNKTKSSPMAYLVSGSLKTFLGAMALKPTRTALKWVLPKPGEGPSKKSQEAGYFDLRFFAETRTGRVLNAQVKGIRDPGYGATARMLAEAAICLTQMPKSDNTGGIWTPASIFDQRLIDRLTQNAGMTFQVL; encoded by the coding sequence ATGATCACAAAACCCTATGATTTGGTTCTTTTCGGCGCAAGTAGTTTTGTGGGGCAAATCACTGCACGTTATCTTGCTCAACACTATGGTTCAGGAAGTAACCTAACTTGGGCAATCGCAGGCCGCTCTCAGCAGAAGCTCGCGGAGCTTAAAAGCAGTTTTGGCCTAAAAGGCAGCGCCTTACCTATTATCGTTGCAGACGCCAATTCAGAAGGTGAACTTGTTGCCATGTGTAAGCAAGCAAGGGTCGTTATTTCTACCGTTGGGCCGTATGACTTATACGGTAGTAAATTAGTCGATGCATGCGCCAAGACAGGCACAGATTACGTTGATTTAACCGGTGAGAATCTTTGGGTTAAATCGATGATTGACCAGCACGAAAAGGCCGCTCAAAAGTCTGGCGCTCGAATCATCCATGGCTGCGGCTTTGACTCTATTCCAAGCGATATGGGCGTCTGGTTCTTACAACAGCATCTTAAAAACACTTTTGGAGAGACAGCAAACCATATCCAAATGCATGTACGTGCCATGAAGGGCGGCTTTTCCGGCGGCACCGTGGCAAGTCTGAGCAACCTGTTCGAGAAAGCTAGTAGTGATAAGAAACTGTTGCGCAAACTTTCGGACCCATACCTACTTTGTCCGCCCAATACGCCGCGCCAAGCGGGTCAAAAGCCGATTAGCAGCGCAAGCTTTGATAAGAAAACTCAATCCTGGATAGCGCCCTTTTTCATGTCACCCACCAACGAAGGCGTGGTACTGCGTTCCAATATGTTTAATCATTACGCTGATGATTTCGTATACCAAGAGGCCATGAGCTTTGGCAACAAAACCAAGAGTTCACCAATGGCCTACCTGGTAAGTGGCTCTCTAAAAACTTTTTTAGGTGCTATGGCGCTTAAACCCACCCGAACTGCCTTAAAATGGGTACTTCCAAAACCTGGCGAAGGCCCAAGCAAGAAATCGCAGGAAGCAGGATATTTTGATTTACGCTTTTTTGCCGAAACCCGCACTGGACGCGTCTTAAACGCCCAAGTTAAAGGGATCCGCGACCCTGGATACGGTGCAACCGCAAGAATGCTTGCAGAGGCAGCCATTTGCCTAACTCAAATGCCTAAATCTGATAACACCGGTGGAATTTGGACACCGGCCTCCATATTCGACCAGCGGCTTATCGATCGTCTGACCCAAAATGCGGGTATGACATTTCAAGTGCTGTAA